The Hymenobacter sp. DG25A nucleotide sequence GTATTGCGGATTGGGAAGATGCCCTACCGGCTAATATCCGGTTGGCTTACCTTCCCTACGTAGGCGGCGTGCGCCTGCGCCTCACCGGCACCGACGATGGCCAGCCCAACCTGCGGGAGCGGATGCGCGCCCTCTTACCCGCTCTGCGTGAGAAGCTGGGCCAGCACATTTTTGCCGAAGGCGAAGTAACCCTAGAAGCAGCCGTGGGCGAGCTGCTGCGCGAAAGAGGCTTGACCATAGGCACCGCCGAAAGCTGCACCGGCGGCTTCGTGGCGCATAAGCTGACCAGCGTACCCGGCAGCTCCACCTATTTTAAAGGAAGCATTATTGCCTACGATAATACTATCAAGATCAATGACTTGAATATCAATCCTGAAAGCCTGACTACACATGGCGCAGTCAGCGAAACGGTGGTACGCGAAATGGCCGAAGGCCTGCGCCAGCACCTGAAGGTAGATGTAGCCATTGCCACCAGCGGCATAGCCGGGCCCGATGGCGGCACCCCCGAAAAACCGGTGGGCACCATCTGGATTGCCTACGCCGATGCCCACCGCACCGTGAGCCGGCTACTGAGCTTTAACCGCGGCCGCCAGCTGAACATTGAATACACCACCACGGTCCTGCTGGATATGCTTCGCACGAATCTGCCCATGTAGGGCCGGAGGCAACCACCGTTTAGCAAGGCAGCTTTGGGGCCTTTCTCCACTGGTTTTCAGCCGGGGGCGAATCTTCGCATGCGGTCCTTCTTCCTGAGCCGGCAAAAAGCCTACCTTTGCCACGATTTTTGGGCACCCAC carries:
- a CDS encoding competence/damage-inducible protein A, whose translation is MTHQVPNAEIITIGDELLYGQVIDTNSAFLGQELGKLGIRVRQISSVSDRAEEIVQALDAARQRASLVLITGGLGPTKDDLTKHILTDYFGTELVLHEPSLRDVEAIFARYNRPMLEVNRQQAFLPASCTPIRNVMGTAPGMWFEDRGVVFVSMPGVPFEMKRMMTDIVLPKLKEHFHTPAIEHVVIQTVGLGESFLAERIADWEDALPANIRLAYLPYVGGVRLRLTGTDDGQPNLRERMRALLPALREKLGQHIFAEGEVTLEAAVGELLRERGLTIGTAESCTGGFVAHKLTSVPGSSTYFKGSIIAYDNTIKINDLNINPESLTTHGAVSETVVREMAEGLRQHLKVDVAIATSGIAGPDGGTPEKPVGTIWIAYADAHRTVSRLLSFNRGRQLNIEYTTTVLLDMLRTNLPM